The window ACGcactgtacacacagacaacgagaagttGCACTGAGCAGATTGGTGGGTCGAGAACACTCAGTACAGAGTCAGAGACAAATGGCATCCGACACTGCAACCATTCGGCGTCTTCTACTGCATCAACTAGCTGCACTTGCAACGAGGTCAACCCTCCACATCCGGATcttcaaaatattttattcaataattagttataattatatttgtatttttgttttaaaattttttattaagtaattatttatagatatgttatatttttaaatatttatgtaattaataattaattgtttatatttaatttaaaacatTGCACttcataatttattatttcaatgttaaatttaaggtattgtaataaataattaattttttattttaaaatatttatttaataattaagtttgttttatttaataaCTAATTGCTTATATagttatattatttaataataaaattatttacattcttattttaaaatattttatatttattatttatattttaaatcTTTATTTAAAAACTTTagtatttatatttttgttatatttaataattaattatttatatgtttatttAAAATAtctatatttttattttaaaaatatatattttttaaatattttattatataattaattatttatatttataattaattaattagttatatttattattaactttaaatattttttagttttaaaaaatatttaataaattatctaaattattaattttatttatttaaatttattttctaataaaaaatttatatttatattttaataaaaatattttattttatatttaattatttatattatattttatatatttatttactaccaattaatatttatattttatgcaGTGTTGTTTCAGTTGTAATCATTTCTGTAGGCATCTCATAATGCCAGTGCTGTGTTGTCGTATGAAAATGTGGAGGATGATTGACCCCAACTTGACTGTCGCTATCAGTACAAATCAAAACAACAATGCGTCAACAATTTTGGACGGTACATTCATTGTCATAGcaattaatcaaatttaataatttattatgaaagacagacagacagacagacagacagacagacaggcacacacacacacacacacacacacacacacacacacacacacacacattgacagacagacagacacacggaaagatacagagggacagacagacagctgcaaAGACAGAGGGACACACAGACCTCTGCATAGACAGagggacacacagacagacacagagaaagACGGatatactgacagacagaaagaaagacacagggagacagacagacagacgcaaagacagacagacacacagacagacacacagacagacacagagaaagACGGAcccacagaaagacagacagacagtcacatagacagacagacagacagacagagagacagacacacaggcagaaagattcacagaaagacggacagacacatgcacagacaaacacacagaaagacagacagacagacaaacacacagacagacagacacacaggcagactgactgacagacagacagacagacagacagacagacagaaaaacagacacgcagacagatcAGTTAGACAAATGGAGATGCAACCACATGCAGTCTTACGTAGCCATACCACTGAATTCTTATTTGCTAACTACCTTAAATTTACTAACGTGGCTTAGATATATGCGAGGCCTCACTGGTCTCTGTGTGTTCATATTAGTGACGTTCTACTGTAGGTGGAGAGCAGACATCATTTTTTAGTTACAAGTATTTGCAATACAGACAttggcataattatggagccacccggagcatgtgacttagattaaaaattattggactttctcagacactgcaagtacagtgcctacagcaacagctgcactttttagtaactaaacaagtcataatggtgaggtaatggctctgattgtgccatccacatgtctgagAGTGGAGGTGATCATGTGAGACCTacatgactgcttcttgctgtcagttcaaccattttgaaagttaattaataatgaatattgttttcaaaaagcttctaaacaataaaatgactttgtctATGTCAGAAaacatactcaaagattatACGTTttagtttacttgcatattgtgagtctactctcatctgctcttgtgacatcacaacatgaacggtttgGACACAGTAATGCATGGTGACTGGCGTTGGTTATTCTGGTCATTGTTAGTCTTTTGTTGCTAACggttgtcaaagcgtccaatcagaacaatataaatactcaaatagcatgattcgatgtagaatcagcggaTCAGCAGGTGTATTCCTAACTCTGcaatgttttgttgatttccatgcctcagctgatatggaGATGGCTACCGCTCTGTAACTATCTTTACTTGCTTAGTTCTTGTATTTGTCTATTGGCAGTTTGTATTTATGTTCCTCTATCTTCTCATTGATATATTTATCAGCTAGAAACAATTCAACAAGaagagacagactgatagtTTGGTAAACAGATGAAAGACGAAGAAACACCACATGAGACTGAGAAGATAGTTACAGTTAAGATAGATACAGTTAAGCATAAACTGGCAGTCAATGTAGAGTGAATAAACTAAAGACATAAATATAGGATGAGAGACATGGGGACAAAGAGATAAAGGCTGTAAAGGCAGTTAGAcagtcacaaacacagacattgATACAGAGAAAACCATTACAAACGTGCCTTGGTCTGCTATatagtcgtcatttgacaacCTAGGCTAGAACGTCattcagttgtaaaatttaactcgtcaaatgatgaCTTGACGACCAACTTCTTAGCCGTAGCACCTAATTGTTATTGACAGACATGGGTACAAAGAGGCAAAGTTTATAATAGCATGTAGACagtcacaaacacatacagacatggtggaggatggacatacacacacacacgcacgcacacacacacacacacacacacacacacacacacacacacatgcacacactcgcgcgtgcacatgcacacacacaggcccacacacacacacacacacacacacacacacacacacacacacacacacacacacacacacacacacacacacacacacacacacacagagagatgaacaaaaacagagagacaaacaggcagacagacagacaagaatgcaaacagacacacgaacagaTCAATTAGTACACAGAGACAGGCAAGTTAACTTTCAGATATAGGGATGGTGAGATAGAAAGACATATGCAAAGATATACAAGCTTATAATGTACAAGCTCCAacgcccggcttcgcccgggggacaacacatgtcaggtgcttctcctttccacttcatagtgccgcagttgacacacacgtttgtcatagagccaatacaacacggaagtggagaaaagacaggtcgcctttataggtacagattatagcattaatgatagacagacagacagacagacagacagttgtgatgtcttcctctacccaaaTTGTCTATTCCTCTTTACCAACATTGTTatcatggattgtacacatctttacctcgcgtcaggctaggcgtcttctatggtggccatgcactttgtgatgtccatccatgttatccgggagacagacagagtgttcagttttttgctttttagttgtcattgtaatgtagtgtatcgtgctttgcttaatttgatttagcctgtaatagttctgatttatgaaaatataataccattgacagacagacagacagacagactgacagacagacagacagacagaaaaacaggtcgcctttataggtagagattatagcagaaagtatctaaaaatgcgtttgatgcttggagaggcagagggggtgtagccaggtcacgtacagtttgtatagagaaccgtttactgtcactaattagccgtggtgtaagtgcttttaccgtttagtagcagccagacagaattctcattcatagttatatcccgtacAATTGCCATTTCTAGAGCCCGCTGATTTTTGGATTAAcgattggttgaaaccatttcgacttggacgttgctgccgttgcgaggaacaggtgtatcgaacttggcatctattcgacacgtgtccagtttcaaaaaatcccgttgattggattattgatcccgttgaagccatttcgacagtcccgttgcggagaacaggtgtatcgaacctggcatctataatttcgacgtgaatcccggaacgtgcaagtcacgtgcaatacttacccggataatccgttccccgtatatgacgaatgccgactctcgtcatttcgacagtcccgctgaacgtcgtctgttcgaagacgttgctggcgtttcggggaacaggtgcatcaaacacggcagctccgtatctaacaaagtcacgacgcgtaccgactgtcgtcatttcgacggtcccgctgaacgtcgtctcttcgaagacgttgctggcgtttcggggaacaggtgcatcaaacacggcagctcttcgacggtcgcagactggcaaacgactgtgtgcgtattttttcgagacccggatatcagcaagaatatcttccttttcccgacgtcaccggcaatagacgacacgctcggcgcgtaccgtccgacgtcgggaacgggcagtctaaattcggtggagacacgatgcgccgttccggagatattcgcgcgcgagcggaagcgagcgcgatcggcgggaaacggcgtcgtcgtgggagaagtcaggaagacgaccgcggtctgactttcgacctgaatgaattcggcgtgcgcgagcgaaattcggccgagatcggactcgccgtcttcgagagacgctcgtacgtacggacacacagacagacagacagacagacagacacacagacacctctcctttatatatagacaagctccaatgcccggcttcgcccgggggacaacacccgggggacaacacccgggtaatagtttaatgacacaaattattgatttgcagacactgtttgctattaatgacagacagacagtacagaaaaacacacaaacagacagacaggtcgcttttataggtagagattacaGCAGagagtatctaaaaatgcgtttgatggttggagaggcagagggggtgtagccaagtcacgtacagtttgtatagagagatctttgtagatttccaaactctctggtctagagtgttggttatcatccctgtgcaaaaaaaagttgcaatcacagcacaaaccaattacactaacttaTGCCCTTGTCAGTGCAACCCAAgccagaccacgtggaggtcagGGCATATACTGGCTCAAAAAATTGGTTGAGACATGCTCAACCTGGAGCTCTCGCTCCGGTGGTATTTGAACGTTATGTACCTGCTTGATGTCTTCAGCATAGGTCTCTTTGAGAAATTGATGCATCACCAGCTGCTGCAGCCGCCAAAACGGTCTACTTTgtcctgtttgttgctgtgtgatACATATTGTCTACCTACCTTTTAGTGCATTATTgtagtgttttgtctgtttagtcgTTAGTCATTAATGTTTATCTAATTGACCATGTGTGCATGATTAAAAGCGGTGTCTTGAATGTTCAGTTGGGCTGAATGTACAGCCATGCAAAGGCACAGTCTGAGATGTCATGGAGTGCTTGCACACTCCTATTAACAGTCAACCTCTTCTAAGCTAACCCTGGTTCAGTCGCTGTTGGCCAGcatcataggtgatgttgggCATGAATGCCTGCAGTGAATATAAAGATGATCATCTTGTCGACAGCACTTCCTGGTACACTACGTTTTTGGTTTTTCCTTCTTTTGCCAAGAAAGTTAGTCCATGTTTGGAGGCAACTCTAGAAATGCCAACATAAAGCTGTCCATGGCTAAAGGATGGCTCGTGTAGATCTAGCCCTGCCACAGCTAAGGTCTGCCCTTGTGCCTTGTTAATAGTCATAGCAAAGCAGACCTTAACTGGAAACTGAAGTCGTTTGAATTCAAATGGTAGTCCAGTATCACTGGGAATTAGTGGTATCTTTGGCAGATACACGTCCTGGGCTTTATGCGGTCCAGTAGCAATAGTTGCttccagacagttgttcatcaTTCTCTTTAGTATAAGACGTGTGCCGTTTGCAATCCCAGGAGCCAGATTTCGAACAACCATTAGAGGAATTCCCACCTTTAGAGCCAGTTTATGAGGAGGCATACCAGCAGGTTCCAGGGAGTTAAGAAACTCCGAGGGATAGTGTactgcatcatcatctctgACCGTATCAATTGATTTATAGATCTTTATCTCTCCAGGAAACAGCTGAAGCATCTCCCAGTTAATATCACGAATGGAGACATTGTGTGGTGCGAGAATAGCTCGTTGCATTAGCCATTCGAAGTCTTGGTAGTGATGTTGCAAGTTTGGGTACACTCGCTCTATCAAGGTCTGAGGAGAGTCGGTAACTGTGCCAAGATCTTCTGGAATGAAGATGGTATGACGTCCTTCAACTACCGGTATATGACCGTTCCCAACTCGCAGCAAGAGACTTGCAAACTCAGCAGCGTTGGCGTCACCGTAGAGATAAGCTCTCATGTTAGTTGTCAAAGAATGTGTTTCTACGTGTTGCCATAAATGTGATGACTTGATGCAGGCATCAATTTCATTGGCACGTGTACCTCCTCGAATGACTGGTAATGTCTGACGAAAGTCCCCAGACAGGACAACTAAGATACCGCCAAATGGTCTTGAGGACTGCCTTAGGTCTTGTAATGTGCGATCTAAAGCCTCAAAAGCTAGTTTGTTAGCCATGGTTGCCTCGTCCCAAAATATAacggcacattcctgtaggaGTGTAGCTTTTGATGAACCTCGCTTGAGGTTGCACATAGGAAGGTCTGTGGTCATGAGATTAAGCGGTATCTTGAATGTTGAATGTGCTGTCTTCCCATTTGATAGTAGCTGTGCCGCAATGCCACTGCTGGCGACAGCAAGGGCGACAAATCCTCTTGATCTGAGGCGTGCCAGGGAAAGGTTAATCAGGTAGGTTTTACCTGTGCCACCTGGGgcatcaataaaaataatccCTCCTTGCCCATGGTCCACCATATCTGTAATGCGAAGGTCAATGTTGCGTTGGTCAATCGTCAAATTCGTTTCATTTTCGTCTACAAATTGTTGCAGTGCTTCTCTGTCATAAGATTTTTCTCTAAGTAGGTcaactgtcagtctgtcttcatGTCCCCTGTTTACAGGCGGCAGTCCGTACTCTTCAAGTTTCTGTCCACTCATCTGCTGTACTAATTCCTGTAGTCGAAAGAGACACTCGTTGTACATATCATCACTATAGTCCATGTCAGGCTGTCGAGCTTCCCTCCTACACTGATGCAGTATGTCATCAGTCATATCATTTCGATATGCAGACCATATGGCAAGAGGGTCAGCAACATCACACGTGGTCAatataacagcaaacagagCACGTAGTGTAGATGCTCCGGCTCGCATGGCTGCCTCTTGCATGGCCATGGCCCAATGCAAGTCTTCTTCCAACAAACCCATGCAGTTACATGCTTCGCGAAAAGTCTGGCACTTTCGTGCATCAATCGTAAGCAAGTCATCAAAAGAGCAAGGTCCCCGCTTATGGTGAAGCAGAAGGCGTAAAAAGAAGCATTCCTGTTGCTTAGGATGCACGGCGTACACTCGACCAATGACCTCACTTTTTTTAAATGAAGTTATTTGACCATCACTGTAAACAGCTGTGCCAAGCCTTCGAGGGTTCCACGTTTTGGTGCCTGAATGAAATGTGAAGTACTCGGGCACATTTACATAAAGCAAATTTTGAACAAACCTCTGGTCGGGCGTAGCAAGCTGGTCAAGATCTGGACGATACCGAGCGCAGAGATCAAAAAAAGCTGTCAACGTGGTTTTAGGTGGACGTTGAGCAAGAGCAACAGCATTTTGATCATTGTAAACAACCCTCTGCCCATTTAGTAGGTGGACATGAAGGTTTGTCACTGCTGGATGACGATCGTGAATGGTAAAGTTCAGTATTCTCCTGTTTGATGAGTTCCTTTCTTTTTAGGTTAAAGACACGTGCAATTAGGTCTGGACGATGTTGTGCTGTCTGCATGGGCAGCAGTTCATCAGTGATTTCTTTCCAGCCGGGATTGCACGTCATTGTGATAAAAAGAGAAGGCCTACCAAACTTTCTAACATAGCACATGGCATCCTGTGTACGTTCATGCATGTACCGTGGTCCTCCAGTATAGGAGCTAGGTAAGATCACCGTCTTACCGATGTTTGTTGGATCTCCATCACTTGCCAGAAGTGCATCTCTCAACTCACCATATTGTTCAGCTCGAAGTTTTGTTTGCTCTCGCCGAAGGAAGCACAGCCGTTCGGTCTCTATTTTGGCGTACATGTCAACAACATATTGTTGCATCAGTCTCTGACACCGTAGCAAGATGTTAAAGTCTGCACCACCTCGCATCATCAGTCGATACGCATAATGTTTCATCGCAGATACTTTGTACTGGTTTGGGACTGGTTGGTCAGGAAAATAGTATCCATCATCTCCATGTGGAAGTATGAGAGGATACTGCAAAGCATCATAGCTGCGATGAGTTTCAGCTATTCTTGTAAGGCTGCCATCAGACTTACGAAGGACAATGTCTCTCTTTCCATGTTCTTCTGTGACCATAAGCACAGCTACCTCATCACACATTGGAGCATTAAACCGCCCTCTGTGTTCTCTAGGAGGCCTcttgtcagcatgaatcaCAACCTTGTACTGCTGATCATATTCACGGAGAACGTCTTTGGCTAATTTAAAACTCTGCACATACCTATTGATGGCATGAAGCATGTTTTGTAAACCCTCAATGATATTTATCCTCAAACCAGGAACAATGCCTTGTCTTACTTGTATCTCTC of the Corticium candelabrum chromosome 2, ooCorCand1.1, whole genome shotgun sequence genome contains:
- the LOC134198251 gene encoding uncharacterized protein LOC134198251, producing MANKLAFEALDRTLQDLRQSSRPFGGILVVLSGDFRQTLPVIRGGTRANEIDACIKSSHLWQHVETHSLTTNMRAYLYGDANAAEFASLLLRVGNGHIPVVEGRHTIFIPEDLGTVTDSPQTLIERVYPNLQHHYQDFEWLMQRAILAPHNVSIRDINWEMLQLFPGEIKIYKSIDTVRDDDAVHYPSEFLNSLEPAGMPPHKLALKVGIPLMVVRNLAPGIANGTRLILKRMMNNCLEATIATGPHKAQDVYLPKIPLIPSDTGLPFEFKRLQFPVKVCFAMTINKAQGQTLAVAGLDLHEPSFSHGQLYVGISRVASKHGLTFLAKEGKTKNVVYQEVLSTR